A stretch of DNA from Noviherbaspirillum sedimenti:
TGTTGACCGACAGCGGACGCACGACGCGGATTTGCGTGCTGAATTGATCCATCAGATACACGTTCGGATACAGGCACAGGTTGCGCGAGTTATGCAGCATCCAGTGCGCCTTCTCGGCGCCGCAGCGCTCGACCAGCTCTTCGCGACGCAGGTAGTTGGGACGATCTTCCGGATTGGCGAAACGGCTCCACAGCACCATGTGGCCCTGCTCGAAGGCGTAGAATCCGCCGCCGAGCTTGCCCCATTGGCCGGCGTCCAGCGCGCGGATATTGTCTTCGCGCGCAGCTTCCTGCTTGCGGTGGCTGGTGGTGGCGGCATAGTTCCAGTGCACGGCCGAAACGTGATAGCCATCCGCGCCGTTTTCCGCTCCCAGCTTCCAGTTGCCCTCGAAGGTATAGGTGGAGGAACCGCGCAAGACTTCCAGGCCCTCGGCCGACTGCTCCACCATGATGTCGATCATCTTGGCGGCTTCGCCCAGATACTCGGCCAGCGGCGCCACGTCCGGGTTGATGCTGCCGAACAGGAAGCCACGGTAGTTTTCAAAACGGCCGAGCTTTTTCAGGTCGTGCGAGCCTTCCTTGTTGAAGCAATCGGGATAGCCCGCACCTTCCGGATCCTTGACCTTCAGCAACTTGCCGCTGTTGTTGAAAGTCCAGCCATGGAACGGGCAGGTATAGGTGGCCTTGTTGCCACTCTTATAACGCGCCAGCATGGCGCCGCGATGGCTGCAGGAATTGATCATCGCATTCAGTTCGCCCTGGCGGTTGCGCGCGATGATGATGGGCTGGCGGCCGATATACGTCGTGTAATAGTCGTTATTGTCTGGAATCTGGCTCTCGTGGGCCAGATAAATCCAGTTGCCCTCGAAAACATGCTTCATTTCCAGTTCAAACAAGGCTTCGTCGGTGAATACGCTGCGATGTACGCGGTAGTCGCCGGTTTCCTTGTTTTCGACCAGATAGTCGTCCAGGCTCTTCAGTTTCGGATTGTTGTCCGGATGGGTAGCGATCATGTATGTCTCCTAGCGGAAATTTAGTTGGCCGGCATCTGTGCCGAAACAATCTCAACCGATCGTGCGATATTATTAAGGTATAAAATTGATCAATTTCGATTTGATCTGGACGATACATCCAGCCATTTCGCGACGTCCAACACTGAATTAGTATTGCTCAATACCACACAGGTATGAACATGGAACTGCGCCATCTGCGCTACTTTGTCGCTGTCGCGGAAGAGCGGAATTTCACCCGCGCCGCCGAGCGCCTGCACATTGCCCAGCCGCCCCTGAGCCGGCAAATCCAGCAACTGGAAGAGGAGTTGGGCGTCACCCTGTTCGAACGCGGTTCGCGCCCGCTCAAGCTGACCGAAGCGGGCCGGTTCTGCCTTGCCCACGCCCAGCAATTGCTGGCGCAGACTGCCGAACTGAAGGCAATGACCCAGCGCGTGGGGCAGATCGAGCGCAAGATGTCAGTCGGCTTCGTGGCCTCGACCCTGTACGGCATGCTGCCCAAAATCATCCGCCGCTTCCGCGCCGAATACAGTGAAGTCGCACTGAGCCTGCACGAAATGACCACCATGGAGCAGATCAAGGCACTCAAGGAAGGCAAGATTGATGTCGGCTTCGGCCGCATCCGCCATGAAGATCCGAACGTGCGGCGCATCGTGCTGCGCGAGGAACGACTGATGGCGGCACTGCCCTCCGAACATCCGCTCACCCTCGCCAAGCCCACCCTGACCTTGCTGGACCTGGTGCCCGAAACGCTGATCATTTATCCCAAGGCGCCGCGCCCCAGCTATGCCGACCAGGTGCTGGCAGCCTTCCAGGATCGCGCCCTCACGCCGCACAAGATCGTGGAAGCGAGGGAATTGCAGATTGCCCTGGGCCTGGTGGCCGCCGGCGAGGGCGTGAGCATCCTGCCCAGCAGCATGCTCAACCTCCGACGCAGCGATGTCACCTACATGGAATTGAACGAACAAAACCTGGTTTCTCCCATCATCATGAGCATGCGCATGCGGGATGAATCGCCAGACATCAAGGCCTTGCTGAACCTGATCTACGACCTGTATGACGAGGAAAATATCGAGTACAAAAAGGAACTCTGGTGAATGCCGAGGCCCATAAATGATAAAATTCGGGCAAACTTCGGGCAAACTTCGGGCAAACTTCGGGTACACTTTGCCCTATCTTGCGGCATTTTATGCAGTCGCAAGCGGTTGATTCTTTAGGGTTTTTACCCCCGACCGAAAAATCTGCCAGGCATCCCGTTCCCATCCCCGCTTTCCCATCGCAACGGAGTTCGACATGAGGATTCAACGCTTTCTGACCGTTTGCATGCTGGCACTCCTTGCTACGTCGGCCTTCGCCCTGGAGCGGCCATTTCCGGCGAACGCCAAGCGCGGGGTGCTGAATATGGGCCCCTTCCCGGAAATCGCCTTGAATGGCCAGCCACGCCGGATGTCGGCAGGCGGGCGCATCTTCAACGAGCAGAACCTGATCCAGATGCCTGCGTCGGTTACCGGCAACAACCTGATGGTCAACTATACCGAGGATTTCCAGGGCAACGTCGACCGCGTCTGGATACTCACAGAGCAGGAAGCGGCGCAAACGCCGGCCCAGCAAAAAATCAACGCGGCCCAGGCCCCGCAGGCACAGATCCTGCCGGACCCGGTCCGATAAATCTCACCGTTACACCGTTTTAGTTTTTGGACTCAATGCAAAAGAAAGTATTCATCAAGACCTTCGGCTGCCAGATGAACGAGTATGACTCGGACAAGATGGCCGATGTGCTCAATGCCGCCGAAGGCCTGGTCAAGACCGACACGCCGGAAGACGCCGACGTGATCCTGTTCAACACCTGCTCGGTGCGCGAAAAGGCGCAGGAAAAAGTATTTTCCGATCTTGGCCGGGTGCGCGAGCTGAAGCTGAAAAACCCGAATCTCGTAATCGGCGTCGGCGGCTGCGTCGCCTCCCAGGAAGGCGAGGCGATCATCAAGCGCGCGCCCTACGTCGATGTGGTGTTCGGCCCGCAAACCCTGCACCGCCTGCCGGACCTGCTGGCCCAGCGGCGCGCCAGCGGCCGCTCGCAAGTCGATATCAGCTTCCCCGAAATCGAGAAATTCGACCATTTGCCGCCGGCCCGCGTCGAAGGCGCCACCGCCTTCGTCTCGATCATGGAAGGCTGCAGCAAGTATTGCAGCTATTGCGTGGTGCCCTATACCCGCGGCGAGGAAGTCTCGCGCCGCTTCGACGACGTGCTGACCGAAGTCGCCGGCCTGGCCGCGCAAGGCGTCAAGGAAATCACCCTGCTGGGACAGAACGTCAATGCCTTCCGCGGCGCCATGACCGATGGCGAGACCGCCGACTTCGCCCTGCTGGTGGAATACATCGCCGAGATCGACGGCATCGAGCGCATCCGCTACGTCACCAGCCATCCGAAGGAATTCACCCAGCGCCTGATCGACACCTATGCCAAAGTGCCGAAGCTGGTGAACCACCTGTACCTGCCGGCGCAGCACGGCTCGGACCGCATCCTGATGGCGATGAAGCGCGGCTATACCTCGCTCGAATACAAGTCGATCATCCGGCGCCTGCGCGAAGTGCGCCCCGATATCGCGATTTCCTCCGACTTCATCGTCGGCTTCCCCGGCGAGACCGACGCCGATTTCGAGGCGATGATGAAACTGATCGACGACATTGGCTACGACAACAGCTTCAGTTTCATCTTCAGTCCGCGCCCCGGCACGCCGGCAGCCAACCTGGCCGACGACACGCCGCACGAAGTAAAACTGGCACGCCTGCAGCGCCTGCAGAAAGTCATCGGCGACAACACCCGACGCTACAGCGACGCCCTGGTCAATTCCACCCAGCGCATCCTGGTCGAAGGGCCGTCGCGCAAGGACCCGGCAGAACTGCAGGGACGCACCGAATGCAACCGCGTGGTGAATTTCGACGGCGGTCCGCAGGCGGCGCGCCTGGTCGGCCAGATGCTCGACGTGACCATCACCGAGAGCTACTCCTATTCCCTGCGCGGCGCGCTGGTGCTGCAAGACTAAGGCCAACGTGAAAAAGACCCCTGTAGAGCCGCTGCACTTCATCCCGCAGCCGCTCGACAACAAGCGGCTCGCCAACCTGTGCGGGCCGATGGATGAAAACCTGCGGCAGATCGCCGCTGCGCTCGACGTGACAGTGTTCCGCCGCGGCGAGAAATTCATCGTCAGCGGCACCCTGGCCGCCGATGCGCTGGCCATCCTGGAACGCTTCTATGCGGTCGCCGACAAGACCATTTCGATCGACGACGTGCAACTGGCGCTGGTGGAACAGCGCGCCGGCCATGCGCAAACCGCGCGCAAGTCCGCGCGGCCGGCGCGGGCGACAGAAGCAGGCGCCGCAGCAGAACCGGCCGCAGATGATCAGGGCGTAACAGGCGCCGGCGAGCCGCTGGTACTGAAAACCCGCCGCCACGACTTGCGCGGCCGCACGCCGACCCAGAACCAGTATCTCAAGGCCATCGTCGAACACGACATCACCTTCGGCGTCGGCCCCGCCGGCACCGGCAAGACCTATCTGGCCGTCGCTTGCGCGGTCGATGCGCTCGAACGCGACGCCGTGCAAAGGATCGTGCTGACGCGGCCGGCGGTGGAAGCCGGCGAACGCCTGGGCTTCTTGCCGGGCGACCTGGCGCAGAAGGTCGATCCCTACCTGCGCCCCCTTTACGATGCGCTGTACGACCTGCTCGGTTTCGACCGCACCCAGAAGATGTTCGAGAAGCAGGCAATTGAAATTGCGCCGCTGGCCTACATGCGCGGACGCACCCTCAACCACGCCTTCGTGATCCTCGACGAGGCGCAAAATACCACGCCGGAACAGATGAAGATGTTCCTGACCCGCATCGGTTTCGGCAGCAAGGCCGTGATCACCGGCGACGTCACCCAGGTCGACCTGCAGCGCAACCAGAAGAGCGGCCTGGTCGATGCGGCCCAGGTCCTCAAGAAAGTGCGCGGCATCGCCTTCACCCATTTCACCAGCGCCGACGTGGTGCGCCACCCGCTTGTGGGGCGCATCGTCGATGCCTACGAGGCGGCGAACAAGCCTGTACGTGTAAAAAATGACAAAGCCAGCGATTAAATCAGCAACTAAGCCAGCACCCAAGTCAGCAACTAGGCCTGAACTCTCGCTCTCCGTGCAATATCCCGACCCGCGCCTGCGGGACCAACTCACGCGCCCGCAACTGCGGCGCTGGGTGCAGGCGGCATTGCTGGCGCCGGCCGAACTGACCATCCGCTTCGTCGACGCCGACGAAGGCCGCACACTCAACCGCGAATACCGGGGCAAGGACTACGCCACTAACGTGCTGACCTTCCCCTACACGGAGTCGGAAGACGAGCCCACCCGCGCCGACATCGTGCTGTGCAGTGACGTGCTGCAAAAGGAAGCCGCCGAACAACGCAAGACCTTGCAGGAACATGCCGCCCACCTGGTGGTGCACGGCGTGCTGCATGCGCAGGGCTACGACCATGAAAACGACGAGGATGCCGCCGAGATGGAGCAACTGGAAGTCGAGATTTTGGCGCGGCTGGGGTTTGCCAATCCTTACCAGGCCGATTGAATCCCCCTCCCTTAAAGAAAGCCGCTTGAAGCCGTCTCGGACCGGCTAAATTCTCCCCGGCAAGATCAATCCCCAGCCTGCGCCGCGTAGGCCATTCATCCCAGCAACACATCAGGCTGTCCTCGCACGGACGCGTCCTGCAGCGTGCGCCCTGCGGCATCGGCTCTTCGCGCTCTTCATACCAGCAAGGTATGCGTAAGTACGCCAACAGTATTAGACGCCCGCGCTTTTCCGCCCCTACTATCGTCCTCGGTTACACACCAATGCTCCGCATGGAAGCAGGTAGCAGCCATTGCGGTCAATTAGAAATCAGCCTCGACGAAGGCACAAGGAGACAAGCATGACTTTACGCATTTCCCCCGTTTGCGACGGAGGCCGCGCATGACCCAGATCGCCCTCGACGCCACCGCCAACGCCGCCACTGCAAGCAGGCGCGGCGCCTCGCCAGATTCCCGCAATTCGGTCAATGTGCAAACGCTGATCGATGAGCAGCCGATGTCGGCATACCAGTATCTGGTCCTGTTCCTCTGCTTTTCCATCCTGGCACTGGATGGATTCGATACCGCCATCATCGGCTATGTTGCGCCGGCGCTGGTATCGAAATGGGGCATCGCCCGTTCCGCACTGGCGCCGGTGATGAGCGCAGCCTTGTTCGGCCTCGCCTTCGGCGCCATGCTGGCAGGCCCCAGCGCGGACCGCTTCGGACGCAAACCGGTCCTGATCATATCCAGCATGTTCTTTGCGATCTTCAGCCTGCTGACCGCCTACGCCGGCTCGATCGAATCGATGGCCATCCTGCGCTTTCTCACCGGACTGGGCCTCGGCGCCGCCATGCCGAACGCGGTGACGCTGATGGCTGAACTGGCGCCGGCCAAGCGACGCTCGCTGGTCGTCAATGCCGTGTATGTGGGATTCCCCCTGGGTGCAGCGGCTGGCGGCATCATCTCCGCCGGCCTGATCCCGCACTTTGGCTGGGAAAGCGTGTTTATCCTGGGTGGCGTGCTGCCGCTATTGTTCGTGCCCGTCATGGCGCTGTACCTGCCGGAATCGGCTTCCTACATGGCAGCCCGCAATTATCCGGCAGCGTCCATCAGAAAGGTCATGCAGCGCATCTGCAAGCGCGACCTGAGCCACGTTGCCAGATTCACCAGCGACGCAGCGGAGGTCACGAGCAAGCCCGGACAATCCGCCCTTGGACTGATCCTGTCACGACGCTACGTGGTGGCAACGCTGATGCTGTGGTCCACCTATTTCATGGGCTTGCTGATTTTTTATCTGCTGACGAGCTGGATGCCGCTGATGATGAAGGATGCCGGCTTTAGCCTGGAAAAAGCCGCGCTGGTGAGCGCGCTGTTCCCGCTCGGCGGCGGCATCGGCACCCTGGTTGGCGGCTTGTTGATGGACCGGTTCTCGCCGGCGCGCGTGCTGGCCAGCGTGTACGTGGTGGCAGCCGTGCTCCTGGTGGCAGTCGGGCAAAGCATGGGCAACGTCGGCCTGTTCGCCACGCTGGTATTCCTGGCGGGGATCATGGTGACCGGCGCCCAGGCCTCGCTGCCTGCGCTGGCTGCGCCGATCTATCCCACCCAGGGTCGCGCCACCGGCATCGCCTGGATGCTGGGCATCGGCCGCACCGGCGGCATCCTCGGCGCCCTCGCCGGTGGTGTGTTGCTCGGCATGAAACTGCCGTTCAGCCAGATCCTGGCACTGCTGGCAATCCCCGCCCTGCTGGCGATGACCGCCTTGCTGGTGCTGTCGGTAAAGGCGCCGAAAGGCGACAGTCCGACAAGCAAGTAAGCCCCGGCGGCGGTATTCCTGTAGCGGGAATACCGCCGTCCGGCCATTGTCATTCGGGCCAGACGGACATGCCCGGCGGCCTGATTGATGGACCGCGCTGGATTTTGGTGTATTCTATGGGGTCCCAAAACAACGGCTCCCCGCCATATGCAAGAGCACCCTAGTAGCGTCAGATCATTCGACACCAAGCCGCACCGCTCCCTGTTCGAACGACTGACCGCCCTGATTTCCCCCGAGCCCGACAACCGCACGGAATTGCTCGAAGTCCTCCACGACGCTCACGAGCGCAACCTGATCGACGCCGACGCGCTGTCGATGATCGAAGGCGTATTCCAGGTATCCGACCTGTCCGCACGCGACATCATGGTGCCGTGCCCGCAGATGGACGTGATCGATATTGCCACTCCCATCGAAGAATGGATGCCGCTGGTGCTCAAGACCGGCCATTCGCGTTTTCCGGTAGTCGACGGCGACCGCGACAAGGTGGTCGGCACCCTGCTGGCCAAGGACTTGCTGCGCTATTACGCCGACCAGTCCTTCGATGTGCGCAACATGGTGCGCCCGGCCACCTTCATCCCGGAATCGAAGCGCCTGAATGTCCTGCTGCGCGATTTCCGCGCCAATCGCAACCACATGGCGATCGTCGTCAATGAATACGGCAGCGTCGCCGGCCTGATCACGATCGAGGATGTGCTGGAACAGATCGTCGGCGATATCGAGGATGAATTCGATATCGAAAAGGCCGATGACAATATCCTGCGGGTACGCGACGGCGAATTCGGCGCGCGCTGGCGTGTCAACGCCATCACCGCAATCGACCAGTTCAATGAGACGCTTGGCACCGGCCTGGCGGAAGATGCGGTCGACACCATCGGTGGACTGGTCGTCACGCACCTGGGCCGGGTGCCGCACAAGGCCGACGTCTTCGACATCGGCGCGCTGCGCTTCCAGGTCTTGCGCGCCGACGCGCGCCGGGTGCATATCCTGCTGGTCGAAAAACTGCCGGCGGCGCCGGCTGCCGCAGGCAACTGAGGCACGCATGACGGTTCGCGCCGGCGCCGCCCGCCGTCCCGCCCTCCGCCTTGCTGCCATGCTGCTGGTCGCGCTGGCCGCCGGCGCCGCCAATGTCTTCGCATTCGCCCCCTTTGGCCTGTGGCCGCTGCAACTTCTGCTGCTGGCATTGCTGTTCCACTTCCTGCACGGCACCGCCTCGGTGCAGCAGGGCGCCGCGCTCGGTCTTGCCTATGGCTGGGGCTGGGCCGCCGCCGGAGTGCATTGGCTGTATGTCAGCATGCATCACTACGGCGGCATGCCATCCTGGATGGCGGCACTCGCCGTGGCGCTGCTGGCCGTATGGCTTGGCCTGTTTGCCGCGCTGGCCGCCGGCGCCACCACCTGGTTGCGGCGCCGCTGGAACCTCTCTGCCACATTGACGCTGTTGCTGGTGGCGCCAGCGCTGTGGGCGCTGGGCGAATGGCTGCGCGGCTGGATATTCACCGGTTTTCCCTGGCTGGTCTCGGGCTACGCCCACAATGAAAGTCCGCTGGCCGGCTTCGCCCCGCTGGTCGGCGTGTATGGCATCGGCTGGCTGGCGGCACTGGCCGCCGGCGCGCTGGCGCTCCTGCCCAGGCACAGGATGCCGGTGCTGCTGCTGCTGCCCGTATTGCTGGCAGCCGGCTGGGGCTTGCAGACGGTTTCCTGGACCGGAAAACACGGCGAAGCCATCGCAGTGCGCCTGTTGCAAGGCAACGTGCCGCAGGACATGAAGTTCGAGCGCGAGCGCATCGCCACCACGCTGGCCGAGTACGAGTTCATGATTCGGCAACAGCCGGCCGACCTCATCGCCACGCCGGAAACCGCGCTGCCCCTGCTGTCGCACCAGTTGCCCGAAGATTACCTGGCGCGCCTGGGCGCCTTTGCACGCCAGTCGGGCAGCCACATCGTCGTCGGCCTGCCGATGTCCGACGGCCCGGGGCGCTATGCCAACAGCGTGCTGGGCCTGGCGCCCGCGGGAACGCCCGACGCGCAAGGCACCGCGTACCGCTATGACAAGCACCACCTGGTGCCGTTCGGCGAATTCATCCCGCCGGGCTTTCGCTGGTTCGTCGACATGATGCACATCCCGCTGGGCGACTTCACGCGCGGCGCGCCGCTGCAGGCGCCATTCCAGGTGAAGGACCAGTGGATACTGCCCAACATCTGCTACGAAGACCTGTTTGGCGAGGAAATCGCCGATCAGCTGGCAGCCGGCCATTTCGGCGAGATCCCGCAAACCAGCGTGCTTTTGAATGTTTCCAACATCGCCTGGTTTGGCGACACCATCGCCCTGCCGCAGCATTTGCAGATCTCGCAAATGCGCGCGCTGGAAACCGGCCGCCCCATGCTGCGCGCCACCAATACCGGCGCCACCGCCGTGATCGACCACAAGGGCCGGGTGACGGCGCAGCTGCCGCCCTTCCAGCAAGGCGTGCTGGCTGCCACAGTCCAGGGGTACATCGGCGCCACGCCGTATATCCTGCTCGGTAACGGACCGGCCGTGCTGCTGGCATTGCTGGCGCTGGCAATCGCACGCTTCTTGCATTGGAAAAAGGCTGGAAAGCAGCCGGAGACAGGTAAAAACCGCTAAAATCTTGGGTTTTACCGATTCCATTGCTCCCCGTCGCGGGGACGAAAAACCCACCATGCTCACATTTCAACAAGTCATACTGAAGCTGCAGGAATACTGGGATGCGCAAGGCTGCGCCCTGCTGCAGCCCTACGACATGGAGGTCGGCGCCGGTACCTCGCACACCGCCACCTTCCTGCGCGCGATCGGCCCGGAGCCGTGGCGCGCCGCCTATGTGCAGCCGTCGCGCCGGCCCAAGGACGGCCGCTACGGCGAGAACCCGAACCGCATGCAGCACTACTACCAGTATCAGGTGGTGCTGAAACCCGCGCCGGAAAACATCCTCGAGCTTTACCTCGGCTCGCTGCAGGCGCTCGGCCTGAACCTGCAGCAGAACGACGTACGCTTCGTCGAGGACGACTGGGAAAACCCGACCCTGGGGGCCTGGGGCCTGGGCTGGGAAGTCTGGTTGAACGGCATGGAAGTCACGCAATTCACCTATTTCCAGCAAGTCGGCGGCCTCGACTGCAAGCCGACGCTGGGCGAGATCACCTACGGCATTGAACGCCTGGCGATGTACCTGCAGGGCGTGGAAAACGTCTACGACCTGGTGTGGACCGAGTGGGAAGAGCATGGCGTGACCAAGCGCCTGACCTATGGCGACGTGTTCCACCAGAATGAAGTCGAGCAATCGACCTTCAACTTCGAACACTCCAACACCGAATTCCTGTTTTCGCTGTTCGGCAATTACGAAGCCGAAGCCAAGCGCCTGATGGAAGTGCCGCTGGCGCTGCCGGCCTACGAAATGGTGCTGAAAGCCGCGCACACCTTCAACCTGCTGGATGCGCGCGGGGCGATCTCCGTGACCGAGCGCGCCGCCTATATCGGCCGCATCCGCAACCTGTCGCGTTCCGTGGCGCAGGCCTATTTCGAATCGCGCGAGAAGCTCGGCTTCCCGATGTGCGGCGACAATCAATAACGAGAATGCAATGAACCAGACTCTGCTAGTCGAACTCCTCACCGAAGAACTGCCGCCCAAGGCGCTGGCCAAGCTGGGCGAAGCCTTCGCCGCCGGCATCGTCAACGGCCTGAAATCGCGCGACTTCCTCGAAGCCGATGCCGTCGCCACCACCTACGCTACCCCGCGCCGTCTGGCGGTAACTGTCACGCGTGTGCGCGCCACCTCGCCCGACAAGGCGATCCGCGAAAAGGTACTGCCGGTGACAGTGGCACTGGACGCTGCCGGCAAACCGAGCGCGCCGCTGGCCAAGAAACTGGCGGCGCTGGCCGCAGTCGTCAAGGTTGACGCGATCACGCTGGAACAACTGGAACGCGCCCAGGATGGCAAGGCCGAGAGCTTCTTCTACAGCTATACCGCAGCCGGTGCACCGCTGCACCTGGGCCTGCAGGCGGCGCTGGAAGAATCCATCGCCAAACTGCCGATCCCGAAAGTCATGAACTACCAGCACCCGGACGGCGCCGACGTCCAGTTCGTGCGTCCGGTGCACAAGCTGATCGCGCTGCATGGCGCCGAAGTCGTGCCGCTGGCGATCCTGGGTCTTGCCGCCGGCCGCATCACGCTCGGCCACCGCTTCCTGTCGCAAGGCGAAGTGGCGGTGCCGAATGCGGAAAGCTATGCCGCCCTGCTGGAAGCGCAGGGCAAGGTCGTGCCGGGCGTGGTCGACCGCAAGGAGAAAATCCGCGCGGCGCTGCTGGATCGCGCCGGCCAGGACAAGGTGCTGATGCCGGAAGCGCTGCTCGATGAAGTCAGTGCGCTGGTCGAATGGCCGGTGGTCTACGAATGCCACTTCGAGGAGGAATTTCTCGCCGTGCCGCAGGAATGCCTGATCCTGACCATGCAGACCAACCAGAAATACTTCGCCCTGACCGATCACGGCGGGCGCCTGCGCTCGCGCTTTTTGATCGTCTCCAATATCGAAACCGCCGACCCGCAGCACATCATCGGCGGCAACGAGCGCGTGGTGCGCCCGCGCCTGTCGGACGCGAAATTCTTTTTCGAGCAGGACAAGAAAAAGAAACTCGCCGACCGCCTGGCGGGACTGGCAAACGTGGTCTACCATAACAAGCTGGGCACCCAGGCGCAGCGCACCGAGCGCGTCAAGAGCCTGGCCGGCGGCATCGCCCGCGCCATCGGCGCCGACGTCGCGCTGGCCGAACGCGGCGCGCTGCTGGCCAAGACCGACCTGCTGACCGACATGGTGGGCGAATTCCCCGAGCTGCAAGGCATCATGGGCACCTACTATGCCCGCCACGACGGCGAAGCCGAAGAAGTCGCGCAGGCGATCTCGGAGCATTACCAGCCGCGTTTTGCCGGCGACGCCCTGCCCGCAACCGCCACCGGCACCGCGGTGGCGCTGGCCGACAAGCTCGAGACCCTGGTCGGCATCTGGGGCATTGGCCTGGCGCCGACCGGCGACAAGGATCCGTTTGCGCTGCGCCGCCATGCGCTGGGCATTTTGCG
This window harbors:
- the glyQ gene encoding glycine--tRNA ligase subunit alpha: MLTFQQVILKLQEYWDAQGCALLQPYDMEVGAGTSHTATFLRAIGPEPWRAAYVQPSRRPKDGRYGENPNRMQHYYQYQVVLKPAPENILELYLGSLQALGLNLQQNDVRFVEDDWENPTLGAWGLGWEVWLNGMEVTQFTYFQQVGGLDCKPTLGEITYGIERLAMYLQGVENVYDLVWTEWEEHGVTKRLTYGDVFHQNEVEQSTFNFEHSNTEFLFSLFGNYEAEAKRLMEVPLALPAYEMVLKAAHTFNLLDARGAISVTERAAYIGRIRNLSRSVAQAYFESREKLGFPMCGDNQ
- the glyS gene encoding glycine--tRNA ligase subunit beta, whose protein sequence is MNQTLLVELLTEELPPKALAKLGEAFAAGIVNGLKSRDFLEADAVATTYATPRRLAVTVTRVRATSPDKAIREKVLPVTVALDAAGKPSAPLAKKLAALAAVVKVDAITLEQLERAQDGKAESFFYSYTAAGAPLHLGLQAALEESIAKLPIPKVMNYQHPDGADVQFVRPVHKLIALHGAEVVPLAILGLAAGRITLGHRFLSQGEVAVPNAESYAALLEAQGKVVPGVVDRKEKIRAALLDRAGQDKVLMPEALLDEVSALVEWPVVYECHFEEEFLAVPQECLILTMQTNQKYFALTDHGGRLRSRFLIVSNIETADPQHIIGGNERVVRPRLSDAKFFFEQDKKKKLADRLAGLANVVYHNKLGTQAQRTERVKSLAGGIARAIGADVALAERGALLAKTDLLTDMVGEFPELQGIMGTYYARHDGEAEEVAQAISEHYQPRFAGDALPATATGTAVALADKLETLVGIWGIGLAPTGDKDPFALRRHALGILRMLLEKRLPLSIADLLAQAAQLFAGNPQFKQADADIRAFLYDRLRGLLRERGFTQNEVEAVVAQEPDTLANIVERLEAVQAFAALPQAEALAAANKRITNILKKTEVAAGAVQAGLLQEAAEQGLHAAMTALAPKIDAAFVKGDFAGTLKALAQLRDNVDAFFNDVMVMADDLALRNNRLALLSQLHGMMNRVADISKLAA